Genomic DNA from Novipirellula galeiformis:
CACCGACGTCCAGGACCACACCGGGCGTCGTCCCGAAGTCGACCAGATCAAGGACGGGACGTTCGCATTGGTACGTCTTCCTGCGCGTTTGGCGACGCATACGGATGAAGTTTCTGACCAAGTCAATCATTAAAATTCCATCTCGGCGGTTGATAAGAAGGCATTTAGATATTGAACGGGATTTTCAGACATCGGTCGGTGTGAGATATCGATGCGGCCACAATGGATCGTTTGATTCGACTGCCCACGCAGCGTTTCGAAATTCACGGTGTGACAATCGCGACTCCCGGTTCCCGCGACCTGACAGATGATTCACGCAATCAGTCCGTTTGATCCTGGTTTCACACTAGCCTTTGGTTTGGCGATCGATGCTTTCCGAGAATCGATGAATTCATCAAGTTGCACGGTCAGATCCTCAATGGCCGCAAGTCTCGCAACATCGAATGATCGAGTATCAAACGGCCATTCTTCTCCTTGTTTCATGGCGTCTGGAATCCCAAGTATCCTTCGTTTGACCTTGTAGAAGGTGTCGGACAGACCGGCGGGCAACCAGCGAAACCGACTCGCCAAACTATTGCCTTCATTGATTTCGCGAGGAGGAATTGCGGGAACGGTTCGAGGCTCCAGTTCACGCGAAGACAGCAGAGCAGATTCCCAGCCATCGACACAACGCTCCCATGAGTAACGCGACGTGACCAACTTGTGTGCGTCTTGCGACAATGTCGCCAATGTTCCGCGGTTCCGATCGAGCTGCCTGACGACTTCCGCACATCCCGCTGTATCTCCAATGTCGAACAGCCTCGCCGTTTCGCCATCAATCAGAAACCCTTCAGTGCGATGGCCAACGTACTTTGATGAGACGGGAACGACACCGTGAGACATTGCTTCAATCAGCGATATCCCAAAACCCTCCGACTGGGAAAACGACAGCAGAATGTCCGTCTGCGGAAAAATGTCGCGGTGTAAACTGATCGAATCAACGAATCCATGAAAGCGCACCGAACGGGAGGTGATTGCGTTCCGTAGAATTTCATCACAGGGGCCGCTTCCAAAAACGTCAAGTTGATATTTCAACTTCATTGATTCCAGTGCGTCGACAACACCGATCATGTCCGTCACTCGTTTGTCCACGTCTGCCAGTCTTCCAACATACGCCAGACGCAGCGGTTGTTGCGGAGCGGCCTGTGGATGCAATGGATGAAGCGATGTGCCATTAGGAACATGGAAAATATGGGACTTCGGCATCCCAGCCCATTCCGCGAGTCGGCAAGTCAGTGCTCCCGGATTCACAGAAACATCGGCAAAGGGCTGGAAA
This window encodes:
- a CDS encoding glycosyltransferase family 4 protein produces the protein MVKGHRLLFVCPTSSPIGGVQTWLDQLSSGLEKRGWEPIVALVHGPSTNDSTGYKVAHPNLETVTIDGSTMTMGARVRAVMRTIKRLRPDYYIPMSVVDAHDAVCALKRNGDYHGRYVLSLHTNMPTQIADATLFQPFADVSVNPGALTCRLAEWAGMPKSHIFHVPNGTSLHPLHPQAAPQQPLRLAYVGRLADVDKRVTDMIGVVDALESMKLKYQLDVFGSGPCDEILRNAITSRSVRFHGFVDSISLHRDIFPQTDILLSFSQSEGFGISLIEAMSHGVVPVSSKYVGHRTEGFLIDGETARLFDIGDTAGCAEVVRQLDRNRGTLATLSQDAHKLVTSRYSWERCVDGWESALLSSRELEPRTVPAIPPREINEGNSLASRFRWLPAGLSDTFYKVKRRILGIPDAMKQGEEWPFDTRSFDVARLAAIEDLTVQLDEFIDSRKASIAKPKASVKPGSNGLIA